A genomic window from Salvia splendens isolate huo1 chromosome 11, SspV2, whole genome shotgun sequence includes:
- the LOC121755928 gene encoding transcription factor MYC2-like → MNQWSASSAAAAMDGDSAVMDAFSDLTSFWPSSHHQTPSYPLTPPSPPLPQFFNQETLQQRLLSLIEDAAHESWTYAIFWQSSVLDYGGAPVLGWGDGYYKGEDDKAKRRTASSPAEQEHRKKVLRDLNSLIAGPQAVPDEAVDEEVTDTEWFFLISMTQNFVNGSGLPGQALFTSSPVWVTGPDRLASSQCERARQAQGFGLQTLVCIPSPNGVVELGSTEVIFQSSDLMKKVKSLFNFNGPETRSASGPSSWSLPENDPAAMWLTEPSSSAVDVKDSAINNANTNQGSSIPSCITSNQPLLVKENPNSINSTTMNENQNQAYVSGELKFSEFGFDGSNPKNHGGSNQPLFRPESGEILNFGESSKINTANSNVNLFGVETDSSKSNKMKKKSPTGRGSNEEGMLSFSSAPTKTDVGIESDHSDLEASVVKEIESSTVVDPEKRPRKRGRKPANGREEPLNHVEAERQRREKLNQRFYALRAVVPNVSKMDKASLLGDAIAYINELKSKLQNVEIARDDLRRQVESFKKEGGRHSAPPEQGHTMVDIDVDVKIIGWDAMIRIQCSKKNHPAAKLMVALMELDLEVHHASVSVVNDLMIQQATVKMEGRIFTQDQLKVALISKVAEAR, encoded by the coding sequence ATGAACCAGTGGTCTGCTAGCAGCGCCGCCGCAGCTATGGACGGCGACTCCGCCGTGATGGACGCCTTCTCCGATCTCACTTCCTTCTGGCCCTCCTCTCACCACCAAACCCCCTCCTACCCCCTCACCCCtccctcccctcccctcccccAATTTTTCAACCAGGAGACTCTCCAGCAGCGCCTGCTCTCCCTCATCGAGGACGCCGCCCACGAGAGCTGGACCTACGCCATTTTCTGGCAGTCCTCCGTCCTCGACTACGGCGGCGCGCCGGTCCTCGGCTGGGGCGACGGCTACTACAAAGGCGAGGACGACAAGGCCAAGCGCCGCACCGCCTCCTCCCCGGCCGAGCAGGAGCACCGGAAGAAGGTCCTCCGCGATCTCAATTCGCTGATTGCCGGCCCTCAGGCTGTTCCCGACGAAGCCGTCGATGAGGAAGTCACCGACACCGAGTGGTTCTTTCTGATTTCCATGACTCAGAATTTCGTCAACGGCTCAGGCCTCCCGGGCCAGGCCTTGTTCACCTCCAGCCCGGTCTGGGTCACCGGCCCGGACAGGCTCGCCTCTTCTCAATGTGAACGGGCCCGCCAGGCCCAGGGTTTTGGCCTTCAGACGCTGGTGTGCATCCCTTCCCCAAACGGCGTCGTTGAGCTCGGATCCACGGAGGTGATTTTCCAGAGCTCGGATCTCATGAAAAAGGTCAAATCATTGTTCAATTTCAATGGGCCGGAAACGCGCTCCGCCTCCGGGCCGAGCTCCTGGTCCTTGCCGGAGAACGATCCTGCCGCGATGTGGCTGACGGAGCCTTCTTCCTCCGCTGTGGATGTCAAGGATTCGGCGATCAACAACGCCAACACTAATCAGGGAAGTTCAATCCCCTCTTGTATTACTAGCAATCAACCTCTTTTAGTTAAGGAAAACCCTAATTCCATCAATTCCACCACTATGAATGAGAACCAAAACCAGGCATATGTTTCTGGAGAGTTGAAATTCTCTGAATTCGGTTTCGATGGTAGTAATCCCAAAAATCATGGTGGTAGCAATCAACCTCTTTTTAGGCCTGAATCTGGAGAGATACTGAATTTTGGAGAGAGCTCTAAGATCAATACTGCAAATAGCAATGTGAATCTATTTGGAGTTGAGACTGACAGCAGCAAGAGCAATAAGATGAAGAAAAAATCCCCAACTGGTAGAGGTAGTAACGAGGAAGGCATGCTTTCCTTCTCATCCGCCCCAACGAAGACCGATGTTGGCATCGAATCCGATCACTCCGATCTCGAGGCATCCGTTGTCAAGGAGATCGAGTCCAGCACCGTGGTTGACCCCGAGAAACGGCCTAGAAAACGTGGGAGGAAGCCAGCCAACGGGCGGGAGGAGCCTCTCAACCATGTGGAGGCAGAGAGGCAGAGAAGGGAAAAGCTCAACCAGAGGTTCTACGCTCTCAGAGCTGTAGTCCCTAATGTGTCGAAGATGGACAAAGCCTCCCTCCTCGGAGACGCCATTGCTTACATAAACGAGCTCAAGTCGAAGCTCCAGAACGTGGAGATCGCTAGGGATGATCTGAGGAGGCAGGTCGAGTCCTTCAAGAAGGAAGGGGGCCGCCACTCTGCCCCTCCGGAGCAGGGCCACACCATGGTGGACATAGACGTGGATGTGAAGATCATTGGGTGGGACGCGATGATACGCATCCAGTGCAGCAAGAAGAACCACCCCGCTGCAAAGCTGATGGTGGCGCTGATGGAGCTGGACCTCGAAGTTCACCATGCCAGTGTGTCGGTGGTGAACGATCTCATGATCCAGCAAGCGACGGTGAAGATGGAGGGTCGGATTTTCACCCAGGATCAGCTCAAGGTAGCGTTGATATCCAAAGTTGCTGAAGCTCGGTAG